From Levilactobacillus zymae, a single genomic window includes:
- the sufC gene encoding Fe-S cluster assembly ATPase SufC: MSTLEIKDLHVAVADEESQQSREILTGVNFTMTTGEVHAIMGPNGTGKSTLSQTIMGHPAYHVTGGDIRLDGTSILDLPVDERARRGLFLAMQYPAEIQGVTNAEFLRAAINARRAEDDQISVMAFLKELDRNLALLDMDEAMTERYLNEGFSGGEKKRNEILQLLMIKPRFALLDEIDSGLDIDALKVVSKGVNSLRGANFGALIITHYQRLLNYIVPDVVHVMMGGKIVKTGNADLAQTLEREGYAGLRDELGLDVPLVDED, encoded by the coding sequence ATGTCAACACTTGAGATTAAAGATCTACACGTCGCGGTTGCCGATGAAGAAAGTCAGCAATCCCGAGAGATTTTAACGGGAGTCAACTTCACCATGACCACCGGTGAGGTGCACGCCATCATGGGGCCTAACGGAACGGGAAAATCAACCTTGTCGCAGACCATCATGGGACATCCCGCGTATCACGTGACCGGTGGTGACATTCGCTTAGATGGCACGAGCATTTTAGACCTGCCAGTCGATGAACGGGCACGCCGCGGCTTATTTCTGGCCATGCAGTATCCCGCCGAGATTCAGGGCGTTACCAACGCCGAATTTTTACGAGCGGCCATCAATGCCCGGCGCGCGGAGGACGATCAGATTTCGGTCATGGCCTTCCTTAAGGAACTGGACCGTAATTTGGCGCTCCTGGACATGGACGAAGCCATGACGGAACGGTATTTGAACGAGGGCTTTTCGGGTGGGGAGAAGAAACGTAACGAAATTCTTCAACTCCTAATGATCAAGCCCCGGTTTGCTCTACTTGACGAGATCGACTCCGGGCTCGACATCGATGCCTTGAAGGTGGTCTCTAAGGGCGTGAACTCGCTGCGGGGCGCAAACTTCGGGGCCTTAATCATTACCCACTACCAGCGCTTGTTGAACTACATCGTTCCCGATGTGGTGCACGTCATGATGGGCGGTAAGATCGTCAAGACCGGTAACGCCGATTTGGCCCAGACCTTGGAACGGGAAGGGTACGCTGGCTTACGCGACGAGTTAGGGCTGGATGTGCCCCTGGTGGACGAGGATTAG